Proteins from one Malaya genurostris strain Urasoe2022 chromosome 2, Malgen_1.1, whole genome shotgun sequence genomic window:
- the LOC131430328 gene encoding sensory neuron membrane protein 1: MKVEELNFKKIAIICAITLVGGLTFSYGIFPSILKFMLKQNVLLKPGTQMRGMYEHIPFPLNFKIHLFNVTNPDEIMRGGKPRVKDVGPFFFEEWKDRFDLEDDPTEDTLTYTLRNTFIFRPDLSAPYTGEEILVLPDILLLSALLMVQRDREAMMPLVSKATNIVFDPMTGFRPYRVMDFLFDGIPVNCASQDFAAKALCSGMESEGALKEHNETHYLFSMFGMRNGTDAGRWVVYRGVKNIRDLGRVVSYNDETEMDVYDGDSCNQYIGTDSTIFPPFLTKDDKLWAWSPDICRSLGANYVGKAKYAGLPMSLFKLDFGDLKNEPENHCFCRDPPDDCPPKGTMDLSPCLGGPLIGSKPHFIDADPQLLRDVDGLEPDEEKHNVRIYFELRSGTPVSGVKRLQFSLELEPIKNHEVFGQLPKVILPLMWVEEGISLNKTWTNQLKYQLFLGLKFNATVKWLTIIIGTIGSIGAGYMHFKGTSKTMQVTPVESKSDSATGERNPSANPNNKDMVSINNSRNLPAVIDWPEKPPKVVAAELQTEKY; the protein is encoded by the exons ATGAAGGTCGAAGAGTTGAACTTCAAAAAGATTGCCATCATATGTGCCATCACACTGGTGGGAGGTTTGACGTTCAGTTACGGAATTTTTCCATCCATATTGAAGTTCATGCTGAAACAG AATGTTCTTCTCAAGCCGGGTACCCAAATGCGTGGAATGTACGAACATATTCCGTTCCCACTGAACTTCAAAATTCACCTTTTCAACGTCACCAACCCGGATGAGATCATGCGAGGTGGCAAACCTCGCGTCAAAGATGTTGGTCCGTTCTTTTTCGA GGAGTGGAAGGATCGGTTCGACTTGGAAGATGATCCGACGGAGGACACCCTGACGTACACGCTGAGGAACACATTCATCTTTCGGCCGGACCTGTCGGCACCGTACACCGGAGAGGAGATCCTCGTGCTACCGGATATCCTGCTGCTGAGTGCTCTGCTGATGGTTCAACGGGATCGCGAAGCCATGATGCCACTGGTTTCGAAAGCGACCAATATTGTGTTTGACCCGATGACCGGTTTCCGCCCGTACCGAGTTATGGACTTTTTGTTCGACGGAATCCCGGTCAATTGTGCCAGTCAGGACTTTGCCGCCAAAGCGCTCTGTTCGGGAATGGAGTCCGAAGGAGCCCTGAAGGAGCATAACGAAACGCATTACTTGTTTTCGATGTTTGGAATG CGAAACGGCACAGACGCCGGTCGATGGGTTGTCTATCGGGGTGTGAAAAACATTCGGGACTTGGGTCGTGTCGTCAGTTACAACGACGAGACCGAgatggacgtctacgatggtgaTTCTTGCAATCAGTACATTGGAACGGATTCAACCATCTTTCCACCATTTTTGACGAAGGACGACAAACTGTGGGCTTGGTCTCCGGACATCTGTCGGTCGCTGGGAGCCAACTACGTCGGTAAGGCCAAGTACGCCGGGTTGCCGATGAGTTTGTTCAAGCTTGACTTTGGTGATTTGAAG AACGAACCGGAAAACCATTGTTTCTGTCGGGATCCTCCCGACGATTGTCCACCGAAGGGAACTATGGATTTGAGCCCTTGTCTGGGTGGTCCTCTGATCGGATCGAAGCCGCATTTCATCGATGCAGATCCTCAACTGCTTCGCGATGTAGATGGGCTGGAGCCGGACGAAGAGAAACATAATGTTCGGATTTATTTTGAACTG CGTTCCGGAACTCCGGTATCGGGTGTTAAGCGATTGCAGTTCAGTCTTGAACTGGAACCGATCAAAAATCATGAGGTCTTTGGGCAGCTGCCTAAGGTGATATTGCCTCTCATGTGGGTAGAAGAAGGCATTTCGCTGAATAAAACCTGGACAAACCAATTGAAATACCAACTGTTTCT GGGTCTTAAGTTCAACGCAACGGTGAAGTGGCTAACCATCATTATCGGAACGATCGGTTCTATCGGGGCCGGCTATATGCACTTTAAGGGAACCTCCAAAACGATGCAAGTCACTCCGGTAGAAAGTAAGAGTGATTCGGCAACCGGTGAACGGAACCCAAGTGCCAACCCCAACAATAAGGACATGGTGAGCATAAACAACAGTCGAAACCTGCCAGCGGTGATAGATTGGCCGGAAAAACCACCGAAGGTTGTTGCTGCCGAGCTGCAAACGGAAAAATACTGA